One stretch of Chiroxiphia lanceolata isolate bChiLan1 chromosome 1, bChiLan1.pri, whole genome shotgun sequence DNA includes these proteins:
- the LOC116779907 gene encoding protocadherin-8-like, which translates to MGRVRRGGCGLLPVLLLLPLLGGAAGPGCGGSPRLLRFSGQVPENSPAGTRVRGLRVPLRRLLGPGEPAGEWALEGDGASRFSVQRWPGSGPGLLLLLTAERLDREAQPEYGLWLRRRAGRSPREALLRVRVLDRNDHRPRLPPARPLEVDELAPLGTEVARLRASDGDEGANARLTYRPWPPGAGSRLLFVVPRSGQVLTVGSLLGLRRLRLCVAALDHGRPRPLRSPARCLRLAVRGRGAAGGAGRQRGPRSLQPPGPGTRRYTARLPRGTKVGDTVFTVPRSGDRATGGWFELVSPGNTPVAVDRTSGRLYLRRELRAGGRAEVLVKVHRGGEAGSGLGRAAGTGSLFPAGLTPVDWDGRERDGWG; encoded by the coding sequence ATGGGCCGGGTGCGGCGGGGCGGCTGCGGGCTGCTCCcggtcctgctgctgctgccgctgctcggcggggcggcggggccgggctgcggGGGCTCCCCCCGCCTGCTCCGCTTCTCCGGGCAGGTGCCCGAGAACAGCCCGGCGGGGACCCGGGTGCGGGGCTTGCGGGTGCCGCTGCGGAGGCTGCTGGGCCCCGGTGAGCCGGCTGGGGAGTGGGCGCTGGAAGGAGACGGCGCTTCGCGCTTCTCTGTCCAGCGGTGGCCGGGCAgcgggccggggctgctgctgctcctcacgGCCGAGCGCCTGGACCGGGAGGCGCAGCCCGAGTACGGGCTCTGGCTGCGGCGGCGGGCGGGACGGTCCCCCCGGGAGGCGCTACTGCGGGTCCGGGTCTTGGACCGCAACGATCACCGGCCGCGGCTGCCGCCGGCGCGGCCGCTGGAGGTGGACGAGCTGGCCCCGCTGGGCACGGAGGTGGCCCGGCTCCGCGCCTCGGACGGTGATGAAGGCGCCAACGCGCGCCTCACCTACCGCCCCTGGCCGCCGGGCGCCGGCAGCCGCCTGCTCTTCGTGGTGCCCCGCAGCGGGCAGGTGCTGACCGTGGGCTCGCTGCTGGGGCTGCGCCGGCTCCGCCTCTGCGTGGCCGCTCTCGATCACGGGCGGCCGCGGCCGCTGCGCAGCCCCGCGCGGTGCCTGCGCTTGGCTGTgcgcgggcggggggcggcggggggcgcggggcggcagCGGGGGCCGCGCTCGCTGCAGCCGCCGGGACCCGGAACCCGGCGCTACACGGCCCGACTGCCCCGCGGGACCAAGGTGGGCGACACCGTCTTCACCGTCCCGCGGAGCGGAGACCGGGCGACCGGCGGCTGGTTCGAGCTGGTCTCTCCCGGCAACACCCCTGTGGCCGTCGACAGGACATCGGGGCGGCTCTACCTGCGGCGGGAGCTGAGAGCGGGCGGCCGGGCGGAGGTGCTGGTCAAGGTGCACCGCGGCGGCGAAGCAGGTAGCGGTCTGGGACGGGCGGCGGGGACGGGGTCGCTTTTCCCTGCGGGTCTGACCCCGGTGGATTGGGATGGCCGCGAAAGGGATGGGTGGGGATGA